In Streptomyces sp. NBC_01439, the following are encoded in one genomic region:
- a CDS encoding phosphoadenylyl-sulfate reductase, protein MTTTQDASPTAGELEAAALQDLAERAGRDLEDASALDILRWAVDTFGKEFAVTSSMEDAVVAHLASRVLPGVDVVFLDTGYHFEETIGTRDAVEAVMDVNVITLTPRQSVAEQDAAYGPKLHDRDPDLCCALRKVKPLEEGLTAYRAWATGLRRDESPTRANTPVVGWDEKRQKVKVSPIARWTQDDVEAYVAEHGVLTNPLLMDGYASVGCAPCTRRVAEGEDARAGRWAGRGKTECGLHG, encoded by the coding sequence ATGACCACCACTCAAGACGCGAGTCCCACAGCCGGGGAGCTCGAGGCTGCGGCGCTCCAAGACCTGGCCGAGCGTGCGGGCCGGGACCTGGAGGACGCTTCCGCGCTGGACATCCTGCGCTGGGCGGTCGACACCTTCGGCAAGGAGTTCGCCGTGACCTCCTCCATGGAGGACGCGGTCGTCGCGCACCTGGCCTCGCGGGTCCTCCCCGGCGTGGACGTGGTCTTCCTCGACACGGGCTACCACTTCGAGGAGACCATCGGCACCCGTGACGCGGTCGAGGCCGTGATGGACGTCAACGTCATCACGCTGACCCCGCGTCAGAGCGTCGCCGAACAGGACGCCGCGTACGGGCCGAAGCTGCACGACCGGGACCCCGACCTGTGCTGCGCGCTGCGCAAGGTCAAGCCGCTGGAAGAGGGCCTGACGGCCTACCGCGCGTGGGCGACGGGCCTGCGCCGCGACGAGTCCCCGACCCGGGCGAACACCCCGGTGGTCGGCTGGGACGAGAAGCGGCAGAAGGTCAAGGTCTCCCCGATCGCGCGCTGGACCCAGGACGACGTGGAGGCGTACGTCGCCGAGCACGGCGTACTCACCAACCCGCTGCTGATGGACGGCTACGCCTCCGTGGGCTGCGCCCCGTGCACCCGGCGCGTCGCCGAGGGCGAGGACGCGCGGGCCGGCCGCTGGGCCGGGCGGGGCAAGACCGAGTGCGGACTGCACGGCTGA
- the cysC gene encoding adenylyl-sulfate kinase, with translation MSVSDQGATVWLTGLPSAGKTTIAYALAERLSAEGHRVEVLDGDEIREFLSAGLGFTREDRHTNVQRIGFVAELLASNGVKALVPVIAPFADSREAVRGRHAAEGTSYLEVHVATPVEVCSERDVKGLYAKQAAGEISGLTGVDDPYEAPDSPDLRIESHTQTVQESASALHALLTERGLA, from the coding sequence ATGAGCGTGAGCGACCAGGGCGCCACCGTGTGGCTGACCGGGCTGCCGAGCGCGGGCAAGACCACCATCGCCTACGCGCTGGCCGAACGGCTGAGCGCCGAGGGCCACCGGGTGGAGGTGCTCGACGGGGACGAGATCCGCGAGTTCCTCTCCGCGGGCCTGGGCTTCACCCGCGAGGACCGGCACACCAACGTGCAGCGGATCGGCTTCGTCGCCGAGCTCCTCGCGAGCAACGGGGTCAAGGCGCTGGTGCCGGTGATCGCACCGTTCGCGGACAGCCGTGAGGCCGTCCGGGGGCGGCACGCCGCCGAGGGCACCTCGTACCTGGAGGTCCACGTGGCCACCCCGGTCGAGGTCTGCTCGGAGCGTGACGTCAAGGGCCTGTACGCCAAGCAGGCGGCGGGCGAGATCTCCGGTCTGACCGGGGTCGACGACCCGTACGAGGCACCGGACTCCCCGGACCTGCGCATCGAGTCGCACACGCAGACCGTGCAGGAGTCGGCCTCGGCCCTGCACGCGCTGCTCACCGAGAGGGGTCTGGCATGA
- a CDS encoding acyl-CoA dehydrogenase family protein encodes MAATTHTVSNQAPPLVGYDVYGGDRALTEGVERHLAAADPELLDEVREELTDLGQAAGSAQAQEWGVQSNENPPKLRTHDRYGNRIDEVDFHPSWHRLLGHAVTSGLTDAWGRPAGHLRRAAGFFIWSQAEAGHGCPISMTHAAVPALRTDPELAAEWEPRLTSHVYEQGLRPAAEKGGVLFGMGMTEKQGGSDVRANTTAAVPLDASGEYLLTGHKWFCSAPMCDGFLVLAQAPGGLTCFLVPRVLPDGTHNVFAIQRLKDKLGNKSNASSEVEFDGTWARRVGEEGRGVRTIIEMVAATRLDCVIGSASLMRQALTQAVHHAEHRSAFGAPLIDQPLMRNVLADLALESEAATTLTLRLAAANDAATEQEKAFLRLAVPAAKYWVTKRCTPMVAEALECLGGNGYVEESGLPRLLRESPLNSIWEGSGNVQALDVLRALQREPQALNAFLQEVGLARGADHRLDSAIKDLLTDLADLEGIEARARRVVERMALVLQGSLLVRWAPPEVADAFCASRLGGDWGAAFGTLPHSLDLRAVVERARIAG; translated from the coding sequence ATGGCAGCCACCACCCACACAGTCAGCAACCAGGCCCCGCCCCTGGTGGGGTACGACGTCTACGGCGGCGATCGGGCCCTCACCGAGGGCGTCGAGCGTCACCTCGCGGCCGCGGATCCCGAACTCCTCGACGAGGTAAGGGAGGAGCTCACCGACCTCGGGCAGGCGGCCGGTTCCGCGCAGGCCCAGGAATGGGGAGTGCAGTCGAACGAGAATCCGCCCAAGCTGCGGACGCACGACCGGTACGGGAACCGGATCGACGAGGTCGATTTCCACCCGTCCTGGCACCGGTTGCTGGGGCACGCCGTGACGTCCGGGCTCACCGACGCCTGGGGGCGTCCGGCCGGACACCTGCGCCGCGCCGCCGGGTTCTTCATCTGGTCGCAGGCCGAGGCGGGGCACGGCTGCCCCATCTCGATGACGCACGCCGCCGTGCCGGCGCTGCGCACCGATCCGGAGCTGGCTGCCGAATGGGAGCCGCGGCTGACCTCGCACGTGTACGAGCAGGGGCTGCGGCCGGCCGCCGAGAAGGGCGGTGTGCTCTTCGGCATGGGGATGACGGAGAAGCAGGGCGGCAGCGACGTACGGGCGAACACGACGGCCGCGGTACCGCTGGACGCGTCCGGCGAGTACCTGCTGACCGGGCACAAGTGGTTCTGCTCGGCGCCGATGTGCGACGGCTTCCTGGTGCTGGCGCAGGCTCCGGGCGGGCTGACCTGCTTCCTGGTGCCGCGGGTGCTGCCGGACGGGACGCACAACGTCTTCGCGATCCAGCGGCTGAAGGACAAGCTGGGCAACAAGTCGAACGCTTCGAGCGAGGTGGAGTTCGACGGGACCTGGGCGCGGCGGGTCGGTGAGGAGGGCCGCGGGGTGCGGACCATCATCGAGATGGTCGCGGCGACCCGGCTGGACTGCGTCATCGGCTCGGCCTCGCTGATGCGGCAGGCCCTGACGCAGGCCGTGCACCACGCGGAGCACCGCTCTGCTTTCGGAGCGCCGCTCATCGACCAGCCGCTGATGCGCAACGTGCTCGCCGATCTCGCCCTGGAGTCGGAGGCGGCCACCACCTTGACCCTGCGCCTGGCCGCCGCCAACGACGCCGCGACCGAGCAGGAGAAGGCCTTCCTGCGTCTCGCCGTTCCCGCCGCCAAGTACTGGGTGACCAAGCGCTGTACGCCGATGGTGGCGGAGGCCCTGGAATGTCTGGGGGGCAACGGCTACGTAGAGGAGTCGGGGCTGCCCAGACTGTTGCGCGAATCCCCGCTGAACTCCATCTGGGAGGGTTCGGGCAACGTGCAGGCGCTGGACGTACTGCGCGCCCTCCAGCGCGAGCCCCAGGCGCTGAACGCCTTCCTCCAGGAGGTCGGCCTGGCCCGGGGTGCCGACCACCGGCTGGATTCGGCCATCAAGGACCTGTTGACGGATCTCGCCGATCTGGAGGGCATCGAGGCACGAGCCCGCCGCGTGGTGGAGCGCATGGCGCTGGTGCTCCAGGGATCGCTGCTGGTGCGGTGGGCCCCGCCGGAGGTCGCGGACGCCTTCTGCGCCTCGCGGCTGGGCGGCGACTGGGGCGCGGCCTTCGGCACGCTGCCGCACAGCCTTGACCTGCGCGCGGTGGTGGAACGGGCGCGGATCGCGGGCTAG
- a CDS encoding helix-turn-helix domain-containing protein, which yields MYEEAVSEVVPGAVLWRAAAGGGAVVLPDGCMDLLWVDGRLLVAGPDTGPHPAGEVPGGAFAGIRLAPGTAPALIGVPARELRDRRVELTDLWPARAVRRASALVEGYGDARAGLEALARTRAADAGAPDLLIAEVVARLRAGEAVAAIARAVGLGERQLHRRSLDAFGYGPRALGRILRLRRALALARAGLPYAEVACVAGYADQAHLAREVRALAGTPLRAYAAGADGAKSETPQPSGSRTTA from the coding sequence GTGTACGAGGAAGCCGTGTCCGAGGTCGTCCCCGGGGCCGTGCTGTGGCGCGCCGCCGCGGGCGGCGGCGCGGTGGTGCTGCCCGACGGCTGCATGGACCTGCTGTGGGTCGACGGGCGGCTGCTGGTGGCCGGACCCGACACCGGGCCGCATCCGGCCGGGGAGGTCCCCGGCGGCGCCTTCGCGGGGATCCGGCTCGCTCCCGGCACGGCGCCCGCGCTGATCGGCGTACCGGCGCGCGAGCTGCGGGACCGGCGCGTCGAGCTCACCGACCTGTGGCCCGCCCGTGCGGTACGCCGGGCGTCCGCCCTGGTCGAGGGGTACGGGGACGCGCGAGCGGGACTCGAAGCGCTGGCCCGGACCCGCGCCGCCGATGCCGGTGCGCCCGACCTGCTGATCGCCGAGGTCGTGGCCCGGCTCCGGGCGGGCGAGGCGGTGGCCGCGATCGCCCGCGCCGTCGGCCTCGGGGAGCGGCAGCTGCACCGGCGCTCGCTCGACGCCTTCGGGTACGGCCCCCGGGCGCTCGGCCGCATCCTGCGGCTGCGCCGGGCCCTGGCCCTGGCCCGCGCGGGCCTGCCGTACGCCGAGGTCGCATGCGTCGCCGGGTACGCCGACCAGGCGCACCTCGCCCGTGAGGTGCGGGCGCTGGCCGGGACGCCCCTGCGGGCCTACGCCGCCGGAGCCGACGGGGCGAAGAGCGAGACCCCGCAGCCGTCGGGGTCGAGGACGACGGCGTAG
- a CDS encoding GNAT family N-acetyltransferase — MSTITLTTWSLEMTSPADLVPAAPAGPEISIARAEVPSPEFSRFLYASVGGDIHWTDRLSLTRAQWVEQLDRPGVETWVAYDRGTPAGYVELDPQDDGVVEIMYFGLLPDFRGRRIGGHLLSVGVARAWSLAERWPELEPTRRVWVHTCSQDGPTAMSNYERRGFKVFKTETESKVETPTPGPWPGA, encoded by the coding sequence ATGAGCACCATCACTCTCACCACCTGGTCGCTGGAGATGACCTCTCCGGCGGACCTCGTCCCGGCGGCTCCGGCGGGACCGGAGATATCCATCGCCCGGGCGGAGGTCCCCTCCCCCGAATTCAGCCGCTTCCTGTACGCCTCGGTGGGCGGCGACATCCACTGGACGGACCGGCTCTCCCTGACCCGCGCGCAGTGGGTCGAGCAGCTGGACCGACCGGGGGTGGAGACCTGGGTCGCGTACGACCGGGGCACGCCGGCCGGGTACGTGGAGCTCGACCCGCAGGACGACGGCGTGGTGGAGATCATGTACTTCGGCCTCCTCCCCGACTTCCGCGGCCGCCGCATCGGTGGGCACCTGCTGTCGGTGGGCGTCGCCCGCGCCTGGTCCCTCGCGGAGCGCTGGCCGGAGCTGGAGCCGACCCGACGGGTGTGGGTGCACACCTGCAGCCAGGACGGGCCGACGGCGATGAGCAACTACGAGCGGCGCGGCTTCAAGGTCTTCAAGACGGAGACGGAGTCCAAGGTGGAAACCCCGACCCCCGGCCCGTGGCCCGGCGCGTAG
- a CDS encoding nitrite/sulfite reductase, producing the protein MAATPETPAPAAAAAARRKTGRHRGEGQWAVGHHTPLNGNEQFKKDDDGLNVRTRIETIYSKRGFDSIDPNDLRGRMRWWGLYTQRKPGIDGGKTAILEPEELDDEYFMLRVRIDGGRLTTEQLRVIGEISEEFARGTADLTDRQNVQYHWIRIEDVPEIWRRLEAVGLSTTEACGDTPRVILGSPVAGIAQDEIIDGTPAIDEIYRRIVGNKDFSNLPRKFKSAISGSPLLDVAHEINDIAFVGVDHPEHGPGFDVWVGGGLSTNPKLGVRLGTWVSLDEVPDVYEGVISIFRDYGYRRLRNRARLKFLVADWGPVKFRQVLEDEYLKRKLTDGPAPAQPSGQWRDHVGVHQQKDGKFYVGFAPRVGRVDGATLTKIADVAAQHGSGRLRTTAEQKMIVLDIEADQVDSVVGALEALDLRVKPSPFRRGTMACTGIEFCKLAIVETKARGASLIDELERRLPDFAEPLTININGCPNACARIQVADIGLKGQLVLDDDGNQVEGYQVHLGGALGLEAGFGRKVRGLKVTSAGLPDYVERVVKHYEEQREDGERFAAWVARADEKSLS; encoded by the coding sequence ATGGCCGCCACCCCCGAAACGCCCGCGCCCGCCGCCGCAGCCGCCGCGCGCCGCAAGACCGGCCGTCACCGCGGCGAGGGCCAGTGGGCCGTCGGACACCACACGCCCCTCAACGGCAACGAGCAGTTCAAGAAGGACGATGACGGTCTCAACGTGCGGACACGCATTGAGACGATCTACTCCAAGCGCGGGTTCGACTCGATCGACCCCAACGACCTGCGCGGCCGCATGCGCTGGTGGGGCCTCTACACCCAGCGCAAGCCCGGGATCGACGGCGGCAAGACCGCGATCCTGGAGCCGGAGGAGCTGGACGACGAGTACTTCATGCTGCGCGTCCGCATCGACGGCGGCCGGCTGACCACCGAGCAGCTCCGCGTGATCGGCGAGATCTCGGAGGAGTTCGCGCGCGGCACCGCCGACCTCACCGACCGCCAGAACGTGCAGTACCACTGGATCCGGATCGAGGACGTCCCGGAGATCTGGCGCCGGCTGGAGGCCGTGGGCCTGTCCACCACCGAGGCCTGCGGTGACACGCCCCGCGTCATCCTCGGCTCGCCGGTCGCCGGCATCGCCCAGGACGAGATCATCGACGGCACCCCCGCCATCGACGAGATCTACCGCCGCATCGTCGGCAACAAGGACTTCTCCAACCTGCCCCGCAAGTTCAAGTCCGCGATCTCCGGTTCACCGCTCCTCGACGTGGCGCACGAGATCAACGACATCGCGTTCGTGGGCGTGGACCACCCCGAGCACGGCCCCGGCTTCGACGTCTGGGTCGGCGGCGGCCTGTCCACCAACCCGAAGCTGGGTGTGCGCCTGGGCACCTGGGTCTCGCTCGACGAGGTCCCGGACGTCTACGAGGGCGTCATCTCGATCTTCCGCGACTACGGCTACCGCCGGCTGCGCAACCGCGCCCGCCTGAAGTTCCTCGTCGCCGACTGGGGCCCGGTCAAGTTCCGCCAGGTCCTGGAGGACGAGTACCTGAAGCGCAAGCTGACCGACGGTCCCGCGCCCGCGCAGCCGAGCGGCCAGTGGCGCGACCACGTGGGCGTCCACCAGCAGAAGGACGGCAAGTTCTACGTCGGCTTCGCGCCCCGCGTGGGCCGCGTGGACGGCGCCACCCTCACCAAGATCGCCGACGTGGCGGCACAGCACGGCTCCGGCCGCCTGCGCACCACCGCCGAGCAGAAGATGATCGTGCTCGACATCGAGGCCGACCAGGTCGACTCGGTGGTCGGGGCGCTGGAGGCGCTGGACCTGCGGGTCAAGCCGTCCCCGTTCCGCCGCGGCACGATGGCCTGCACCGGCATCGAGTTCTGCAAGCTGGCCATCGTCGAGACCAAGGCGCGCGGCGCCTCGCTGATCGACGAGCTGGAGCGCCGCCTGCCGGACTTCGCCGAGCCGCTCACCATCAACATCAACGGCTGCCCGAACGCCTGCGCCCGCATCCAGGTGGCGGACATCGGCCTCAAGGGCCAGCTGGTCCTGGACGACGACGGCAACCAGGTGGAGGGCTACCAGGTCCACCTCGGCGGCGCCCTCGGCCTCGAGGCCGGCTTCGGCCGCAAGGTCCGCGGCCTCAAGGTCACCTCCGCCGGTCTGCCCGACTACGTCGAGCGGGTCGTCAAGCACTACGAGGAGCAGCGCGAGGACGGCGAGCGCTTCGCGGCGTGGGTCGCCCGCGCGGACGAGAAGAGCCTCTCGTGA
- a CDS encoding VOC family protein — MTPRLDLIGMVVSDMAASLAFYRRLGLDVPAEADGLPHVEAVLPGGLRIAWDTEDTVRSFDPSWTPPTGDGRRDLAFLCDSPAEVDALYAELTAAGHTGHLKPWDAFWGQRYAVVLDPDGCGVSLFAPSAPAA, encoded by the coding sequence ATGACTCCTCGACTCGACCTCATCGGCATGGTGGTCTCCGACATGGCCGCCTCGCTCGCCTTCTACCGCCGCCTCGGGTTGGACGTTCCGGCCGAGGCCGACGGTCTGCCGCACGTGGAGGCCGTCCTGCCCGGGGGCCTGCGGATCGCGTGGGACACGGAGGACACCGTCCGCTCCTTCGACCCGTCGTGGACCCCGCCCACCGGCGACGGCCGCCGGGACCTGGCCTTCCTGTGCGACTCCCCCGCCGAGGTGGACGCGCTGTACGCCGAGCTGACCGCCGCCGGGCACACCGGACACCTGAAGCCCTGGGACGCCTTCTGGGGCCAGCGCTACGCCGTCGTCCTCGACCCCGACGGCTGCGGGGTCTCGCTCTTCGCCCCGTCGGCTCCGGCGGCGTAG
- a CDS encoding class I SAM-dependent methyltransferase, translating into MNLPDDDPPPRPEAVAGGRYGEAVFRPELAGEDDRIDLGALAYDDFTLARLRALGAGPGWRCLDVGAGTGTVARLLLERAGVSEVLAVDRDTAFLRAHPAPGLTALEADVTALDFNPGRFQLVHARFVLMHLRNWPRMIGKLASLVAPGGVLVLGDAVDLTTPAAPTTTYGRVVRAMWQGLGDSLGTDVSWVPEYPAHLQEAGLLSVGAEVLVPPLLPGSPISRFWAGTWERARGPMTATGLVDDAEIDAAIRYLDSPDCAALSPGLLTAWGVKGPA; encoded by the coding sequence GTGAACCTGCCCGACGACGACCCGCCGCCGCGTCCCGAGGCGGTGGCCGGCGGCCGCTACGGCGAGGCGGTGTTCCGGCCGGAGCTGGCGGGCGAGGACGACCGCATCGACCTCGGCGCGCTCGCCTACGACGACTTCACGCTGGCACGGCTGCGCGCGCTGGGCGCCGGGCCGGGCTGGCGCTGCCTGGACGTGGGCGCGGGAACGGGGACGGTCGCCCGGCTCCTGCTGGAGCGGGCCGGGGTCTCGGAGGTCCTTGCCGTCGACCGGGACACGGCCTTCCTGCGGGCCCACCCGGCGCCCGGGCTCACTGCGCTGGAGGCGGACGTCACCGCCCTGGACTTCAATCCGGGACGGTTCCAGCTGGTGCACGCCCGGTTCGTGCTGATGCACCTGCGGAACTGGCCGCGGATGATCGGCAAGCTCGCCTCCCTGGTCGCCCCGGGCGGTGTCCTGGTCCTCGGCGACGCGGTCGACCTGACCACCCCCGCCGCGCCGACGACCACGTACGGGCGGGTGGTGCGGGCGATGTGGCAGGGGCTCGGGGACAGCCTGGGCACCGACGTCTCCTGGGTGCCGGAGTATCCCGCGCACCTGCAGGAGGCCGGTCTGCTGTCCGTGGGGGCCGAGGTCCTCGTCCCCCCGCTGCTGCCGGGAAGCCCCATCAGCCGGTTCTGGGCCGGTACGTGGGAACGCGCGCGGGGACCGATGACGGCCACCGGGCTGGTCGACGACGCGGAGATCGACGCGGCGATCCGCTACCTGGACTCGCCGGACTGCGCCGCGCTCTCCCCCGGCCTGCTCACCGCCTGGGGCGTGAAGGGTCCGGCGTAG
- a CDS encoding GAF domain-containing protein, with protein MDARAAARLLKGVRAAALAGDRPPAAPRPEIAESWRRMLAGGVHPDRDARSRVLSATETEERRHVSPLREVLPVLREGLLPALDEALHIMVVADADGRLLWREGHSSILRKADRLGFAVGADWDEAVVGTNGVGTALVTRRPVQVFSAEHFVSSHHDWTCAGAPVRDPRDGRLLGVVDVSGPLATMHPATLAWVSSVARLAERELRLRHLESLERLRMVAAPLLARLPGRALAVDPSGWTAAVTGLAPAERIPLPKAFGPGRMRVPRLGECVVEPLPGGWLLRVAQDRHSTAVTRIVLDLSRAGCWSVTVYGPSGSWSQELSPRHAELLFLLAQSPRGRSAAELAGELFGDPTRTVTVRAELSRVRRHLGSVLTHRPYRFAEDVEVELIRPEDPAALLPHSTAPAVVRARLGRTGPGMIP; from the coding sequence ATGGACGCGCGGGCGGCGGCACGTCTGCTCAAGGGCGTGCGGGCGGCGGCACTGGCCGGGGACCGTCCCCCGGCCGCGCCCCGGCCGGAGATCGCGGAGTCCTGGCGCCGGATGCTGGCCGGCGGGGTGCACCCGGACCGGGACGCGCGCTCGCGGGTGCTGTCGGCCACCGAGACGGAGGAGCGGCGGCACGTGTCGCCGCTGCGGGAGGTCCTGCCGGTGCTGCGCGAGGGTCTGCTGCCGGCCCTGGACGAGGCCCTGCACATCATGGTCGTCGCCGACGCGGACGGGCGGCTGTTGTGGCGGGAGGGCCACTCCTCCATCCTGCGCAAGGCGGACCGGCTCGGCTTCGCGGTCGGCGCGGACTGGGACGAGGCCGTCGTCGGCACGAACGGGGTGGGCACCGCCCTGGTGACCCGGCGCCCGGTGCAGGTGTTCTCGGCCGAGCACTTCGTCTCCAGCCACCACGACTGGACCTGCGCGGGGGCGCCCGTACGGGACCCGCGCGACGGGCGGCTGCTGGGCGTGGTCGACGTCAGCGGTCCGCTGGCCACCATGCACCCGGCGACGCTGGCGTGGGTGAGCTCAGTGGCCCGGCTCGCGGAGCGGGAGCTGCGGCTGCGGCACCTGGAGTCGCTGGAGCGGCTGCGGATGGTGGCGGCCCCGCTGCTGGCCCGGCTGCCGGGGCGGGCGCTGGCCGTGGACCCGAGCGGCTGGACGGCGGCGGTGACGGGGCTGGCCCCGGCGGAGCGCATCCCGCTGCCGAAGGCCTTCGGACCGGGCCGCATGCGGGTGCCGCGGCTCGGGGAGTGCGTGGTGGAGCCGCTGCCCGGTGGCTGGCTGCTGCGGGTCGCCCAGGACCGGCACAGCACGGCGGTGACCCGGATCGTCCTGGACCTCAGCCGGGCGGGATGCTGGTCGGTGACGGTGTACGGACCCTCAGGGAGTTGGTCGCAGGAGCTGAGTCCGCGCCATGCGGAGCTGCTGTTCCTGCTGGCGCAGAGCCCGCGGGGGCGCTCGGCGGCGGAGCTGGCCGGCGAGCTGTTCGGGGATCCGACGCGCACGGTGACGGTCCGTGCGGAGCTGTCCCGCGTACGCCGCCACCTCGGGAGCGTCCTCACCCACCGGCCGTACCGGTTCGCGGAGGACGTGGAGGTGGAGCTGATCCGCCCCGAGGACCCGGCCGCACTGCTCCCGCACTCGACCGCGCCCGCGGTGGTCCGGGCCCGCCTGGGCCGCACGGGGCCCGGCATGATTCCCTGA
- the cysD gene encoding sulfate adenylyltransferase subunit CysD, translating into MTTTVAHVHGETDAPYALSHLDALESEAVHIFREVAGEFEKPVILFSGGKDSIVMLHLALKAFAPAPVPFTLLHVDTGHNFPEVLEYRDRTVEKHGLRLHVASVQEYIDAGKLRERPDGTRNPLQTVPLTEAIQKLKFDAVFGGGRRDEEKARAKERVFSLRDEFSQWDPRRQRPELWQLYNGRHAPGEHVRVFPLSNWTELDVWQYIAREGIELPEIYFAHEREVFLRNGMWLTAGEWGGPKEGETPETRLIRYRTVGDMSCTGAVDSDAATLDAVIAEIAVSRLTERGATRADDKMSEAAMEDRKREGYF; encoded by the coding sequence ATGACGACGACCGTCGCACACGTCCACGGCGAGACGGATGCGCCCTACGCGCTGTCACACCTCGACGCCCTCGAGTCCGAGGCCGTGCACATCTTCCGCGAGGTGGCGGGCGAGTTCGAGAAGCCGGTGATCCTGTTCTCCGGCGGCAAGGACTCCATCGTCATGCTGCACCTGGCGCTGAAGGCGTTCGCGCCGGCACCGGTGCCGTTCACGCTGTTGCACGTCGACACGGGCCACAACTTCCCCGAGGTGCTGGAGTACCGCGACCGTACGGTCGAGAAGCACGGCCTGCGCCTGCACGTGGCCTCCGTCCAGGAGTACATCGACGCGGGGAAGCTGCGCGAGCGCCCGGACGGCACCCGCAACCCGCTGCAGACCGTGCCGCTGACCGAAGCGATCCAGAAGCTGAAGTTCGACGCCGTCTTCGGCGGCGGCCGCCGCGACGAGGAGAAGGCCCGCGCCAAGGAGCGGGTGTTCAGCCTCCGCGACGAGTTCTCGCAGTGGGACCCGCGCCGCCAGCGCCCCGAGCTGTGGCAGCTCTACAACGGCCGCCACGCCCCCGGCGAGCACGTGCGGGTCTTCCCGCTCTCGAACTGGACCGAGCTGGACGTCTGGCAGTACATCGCCCGCGAGGGCATCGAGCTGCCGGAGATCTACTTCGCCCACGAGCGCGAGGTGTTCCTGCGCAACGGGATGTGGCTGACGGCCGGCGAGTGGGGCGGCCCGAAGGAAGGCGAGACGCCCGAGACGCGTCTCATCCGCTACCGGACCGTCGGTGACATGTCCTGCACCGGCGCCGTCGACTCCGACGCCGCCACGCTGGACGCCGTGATCGCCGAGATCGCCGTCTCCCGCCTCACCGAGCGGGGCGCGACCCGCGCCGACGACAAGATGTCCGAGGCCGCGATGGAAGACCGCAAGCGCGAAGGGTACTTCTAG
- a CDS encoding YihY/virulence factor BrkB family protein translates to MQPAKETPERIPGRLHRARALYRNVSMRKMGWLLLKDTVNSCIEYRILGLAAEAAFFTLLSLPPLFLGLLGLLGYVDGWTDTRTVESIEENILAAVGTVLSDRGVNDIARPLLDDVTRSGRPDLISLGFAFALWSGSRAVNVFIDTITVMYGLDGHRGIVKTRLLAFLLYVIALLIGAIVLPLMVVGPDAVVRLVPWGTEVIAVLYWPTVTLLSIAFLTTLYHVSVPVRSPWIEDVPGALVALAMWVLGSFLLRIYLTNTVEGPTIYGSLAAPVAVLLWIGISAFAVLVGAAVNAAIDRVWPSVATAAAREANERAREEEAAQLIARAAAWRAMAEGESEDDEDDGMPSEFPERWSKFLPPEDYHSRLRKH, encoded by the coding sequence GTGCAGCCAGCAAAAGAAACACCCGAGCGGATCCCAGGACGGCTCCACCGGGCCCGTGCCCTCTACCGCAACGTCTCGATGCGGAAGATGGGCTGGCTGCTGCTGAAGGACACCGTCAACTCGTGCATTGAGTACCGGATCCTCGGGCTCGCGGCGGAGGCGGCGTTCTTCACGCTGCTCTCGCTGCCCCCGCTCTTCCTGGGCCTGCTGGGCCTGCTCGGCTACGTGGACGGCTGGACCGACACCCGTACGGTGGAAAGCATTGAGGAGAACATCCTTGCGGCGGTCGGCACGGTCCTGTCCGACCGGGGCGTCAACGACATCGCCAGACCACTGCTGGACGACGTCACCCGCAGCGGTCGCCCCGACCTGATTTCGCTCGGTTTCGCCTTCGCCCTCTGGTCGGGATCCCGGGCCGTCAACGTCTTCATCGACACCATCACCGTGATGTACGGGCTCGACGGCCATCGCGGCATCGTCAAGACCCGGCTGCTGGCCTTCCTGCTCTACGTCATCGCCCTGCTGATCGGCGCGATCGTGCTGCCGCTGATGGTGGTGGGCCCGGACGCGGTCGTGCGGCTGGTGCCCTGGGGCACCGAAGTGATCGCGGTCCTGTACTGGCCCACCGTCACCCTGCTGTCCATCGCCTTCCTCACCACGCTCTACCACGTGTCCGTGCCCGTGCGCTCGCCGTGGATCGAGGACGTGCCGGGGGCGCTGGTGGCCCTCGCCATGTGGGTGCTGGGCTCGTTCCTGCTGCGGATCTACCTCACCAACACGGTGGAGGGGCCGACGATCTACGGATCACTGGCCGCGCCCGTGGCGGTGCTCCTGTGGATCGGCATCTCGGCCTTCGCGGTGCTGGTCGGGGCCGCCGTCAACGCCGCGATCGACCGGGTGTGGCCCTCCGTGGCCACGGCGGCGGCGCGCGAGGCGAACGAGCGGGCCCGGGAAGAGGAGGCCGCCCAGCTGATCGCGCGGGCCGCCGCCTGGCGGGCGATGGCGGAGGGCGAGTCGGAGGACGACGAGGACGACGGGATGCCGTCGGAGTTCCCGGAGCGGTGGTCGAAGTTCCTGCCGCCCGAGGACTACCACTCCCGGCTGCGCAAGCACTGA
- a CDS encoding putative leader peptide, which produces MNGAGIALVSRRHVDLGRMSSAICPAR; this is translated from the coding sequence ATGAATGGAGCTGGAATTGCCTTGGTGAGTCGGCGGCACGTCGACCTCGGCCGCATGTCCAGCGCCATCTGTCCGGCGCGCTGA